In Aegilops tauschii subsp. strangulata cultivar AL8/78 chromosome 3, Aet v6.0, whole genome shotgun sequence, one genomic interval encodes:
- the LOC109740525 gene encoding uncharacterized protein, whose amino-acid sequence MPTTACDHHSAASRRRLRGCFIVSLAVLLLLTVAVAVLAITALRPHPADTTISTIQLTSVSLSPGHSLNVTLDVVLSIRNPSPIASFAHGAGHAEVYYHGALAADANVPPGRIGAGGTNVVTIRLTVLADRLALYAPQLYSDVLGGAGGVSLTVRTTVPGTVTVLGLLRHHAVVLTVCDVVVSVRRPGTQSSSCHYRTKF is encoded by the coding sequence ATGCCCACTACCGCCTGTGACCACCACAGCGCCGCGTCACGCCGCCGACTTCGAGGCTGCttcatcgtctccctcgccgtaCTCCTCCTCCTCACTGTGGCCGTCGCCGTGCTAGCCATCACGGCGCTCCGCCCGCACCCGGCAGACACCACCATCTCAACGATCCAGCTCACCTCCGTGTCTCTCTCCCCCGGACACTCCCTCAACGTGACGCTCGACGTCGTCCTCTCCATCCGCAACCCCAGCCCCATCGCGTCCTTCGCGCATGGCGCCGGCCACGCTGAGGTCTACTACCACGGCGCGCTCGCCGCGGACGCCAACGTGCCGCCCGGACGCATCGGCGCGGGAGGGACCAACGTGGTGACCATCAGGCTCACGGTGCTCGCTGATCGCCTCGCCCTGTACGCGCCTCAGCTGTACAGTGACGTGCTCGGCGGCGCTGGGGGCGTCTCGCTCACCGTGCGGACGACCGTGCCAGGGACGGTCACGGTGCTCGGCCTGCTcaggcaccacgccgtcgtgctcacGGTGTGCGACGTCGTTGTCAGCGTGCGGCGCCCCGGCACACAGAGCTCGTCGTGCCATTACCGGACCAAGTTCTAG